From Cydia fagiglandana chromosome 6, ilCydFagi1.1, whole genome shotgun sequence, the proteins below share one genomic window:
- the LOC134665526 gene encoding serine/threonine-protein kinase 17A — MSVISGLSKADFKTASDGLLELSEERLRSIMRTEPITDVYHVEQTPFARGKFASVRKIRHLVSGEEYAAKFIRKRRRAADSSREIQHEVAVLALCAGCTRVVRLHEVYETRSEVAIVLELCAGGELQRLLDEEERLSEGAARRALRHVLEGLAHLHARRIAHLDLKPQNLLLTGGGEELLICDFGISRAIQSGAHVREILGTRDYVAPEILSYEPLSLAADMWSVGVLAYVLVSGYSPFAGETKQETYLNIAQCQLSFPRDLFRGVSQRAMQFIRDTLVVDPKGRLTVEECLEHPWLKDDADIPRAIVGLGFDTAASDADSDETQENGVHGLNGNGVNGHNGMNGHSNGTNGTNGTHGGLWENGVHGVNGNGVNGQNGMNGHSNGTNGTNGTHDEEKERPVSPAEERAPPLKHAHARDPAPPFPDAPSTPKVSRKSLPSPPSVLALCKKFQPDYEKPAARSCSCGACCAPAPAPAPAPAPAPCARLRLPPARSAQDRALIC, encoded by the exons GGGCAAGTTCGCATCAGTCCGCAAGATCCGGCACCTGGTCTCCGGCGAGGAGTACGCAGCCAAGTTCATCCGCAAACGGAGACGCGCCGCCGACAGCTCCAGGGAGATACAACACGAGGTCGCTGTTCTAGCGCTGTGCGCGGGCTGCACGCGCGTCGTCAGATTACATGAG GTCTACGAGACCCGATCCGAAGTGGCCATAGTCCTGGAGCTATGCGCAGGCGGCGAGCTCCAACGTCTCCTAGATGAAGAGGAGCGTCTCTCCGAAGGCGCCGCGCGCCGGGCGCTCCGCCACGTCCTGGAAGGCCTGGCACATCTACACGCACGTCGCATCGCACACTTGGACTTGAAACCACAGAATCTGCTCCTCACTGGAGGGGGGGAGGAGCTACTTATTTGCGACTTCGGAATCAGTCGGGCTATCCAGTCCGGAGCGCATGTTAGAGAGATTTTGGGCACGAGGGATTATGTTG CACCAGAAATCCTGTCGTACGAGCCGCTGTCCCTAGCCGCCGACATGTGGTCGGTGGGCGTGCTGGCCTACGTGCTCGTCAGCGGCTACTCGCCCTTCGCCGGCGAGACCAAGCAGGAGACCTACCTGAACATCGCGCAGTGCCAGCTCAGCTTCCCGAGGGACTTGTTCAGAGGAGTCTCGCAGAGGGCCATGCAGTTCATCAGGGACACACTTGTCGTGGATCCTAA GGGTCGTCTTACAGTGGAAGAGTGCCTGGAGCACCCCTGGCTCAAAGACGACGCCGACATCCCGCGCGCCATCGTCGGGCTGGGCTTCGACACGGCCGCCAGCGACGCGGACTCCGACGAGACACAGGAGAATGGGGTCCATGGGCTCAACGGGAACGGGGTTAATGGACACAACGGCATGAATGGTCACAGCAACGGGACTAATGGGACGAACGGGACACATG GCGGACTCTGGGAGAATGGGGTCCATGGGGTCAACGGGAACGGAGTTAATGGACAAAACGGCATGAATGGTCACAGCAACGGGACTAATGGGACGAACGGGACACATGATGAAGAAAAAG AGAGGCCAGTGTCGCCGGCGGAGGAGCGCGCGCCGCCGCTGAAGCACGCGCACGCGCGCGACCCCGCGCCGCCCTTCCCCGACGCGCCCTCCACGCCCAAG GTATCCCGCAAATCGCTGCCATCCCCCCCATCCGTGCTAGCCCTATGCAAGAAGTTCCAACCGGACTACGAGAAGCCCGCAGCGCGCTCGTGCTCGTGCGGCGCGTGCTGCGCGCCCGCgccggcgcccgcgcccgcgcccgcgcccgcgccgtgCGCGCGCCTGCGCCTGCCGCCCGCGCGCTCCGCGCAGGACCGCGCGCTCATCTGCTAG